A stretch of the Marivirga tractuosa DSM 4126 genome encodes the following:
- a CDS encoding MerR family transcriptional regulator, with product MSSYSIKDLEHLSGIKAHTLRIWEQRYNFIEPKRTDTNIRYYSDEDLKLVLNISTLKENGYKISKIAKMGEEELSQEVLKIAETNLRFPDQINSLTLSMIDMDEDRFESILNNNILKYGFERTMLNIIYPFLAKIGMLWQTGSILPAQEHFISNLIRQKMTVAIDGQYVTERESKGKWLLYLPEGELHELSLMFSAFLLRARKFKVIYLGQNLPKSDLYSVKEIHEPDYVLTICTAAPKKSEVQEYIDEVADLFSSATLFVGGFQVIGQDIKRKKNVEFIMKMEDLLDFINEKDIELSPKRPEGQKNMKYE from the coding sequence GTGAGCAGTTATTCAATTAAAGATTTAGAACACCTATCAGGAATTAAGGCGCATACTTTACGGATTTGGGAGCAGCGTTATAATTTTATAGAGCCTAAAAGGACTGATACTAATATTCGTTACTACAGTGATGAAGACTTAAAGTTGGTATTAAATATTTCCACTCTTAAGGAAAATGGATATAAAATATCCAAAATTGCCAAAATGGGGGAGGAGGAATTAAGTCAAGAGGTTTTGAAAATAGCAGAAACTAATCTGAGATTTCCTGATCAAATCAACTCATTGACTTTGAGTATGATTGATATGGATGAAGATAGATTTGAAAGCATCCTCAACAACAATATTCTTAAGTATGGTTTTGAAAGAACCATGCTAAATATCATCTATCCGTTTTTAGCCAAAATTGGAATGCTTTGGCAAACAGGGAGTATTTTACCTGCACAGGAACATTTCATATCCAATTTGATTCGCCAAAAAATGACGGTTGCTATTGATGGGCAGTACGTTACAGAAAGAGAATCAAAAGGTAAGTGGTTGTTGTATTTACCTGAAGGAGAGTTACACGAATTGTCTTTAATGTTTTCAGCATTCTTGTTGAGAGCGAGAAAATTCAAAGTGATTTACTTAGGTCAAAATCTTCCTAAATCAGATTTATATTCTGTGAAGGAAATACATGAACCAGATTATGTGTTAACAATTTGTACAGCTGCCCCTAAAAAATCTGAAGTGCAAGAATATATAGATGAAGTAGCTGATTTGTTTAGTAGCGCTACTTTGTTCGTAGGTGGTTTTCAAGTCATCGGTCAGGATATAAAAAGAAAAAAGAATGTAGAGTTCATTATGAAAATGGAAGATTTGCTAGATTTTATTAATGAAAAGGATATAGAGCTTTCTCCGAAAAGGCCTGAAGGTCAGAAAAATATGAAATACGAATAG
- a CDS encoding phytoene/squalene synthase family protein — protein MDARELFNQTTFECSKLITNRYSTSFSLGIKSLDKKFHYPIYAIYGFVRYADEIVDTFHEKDKSALLRDFKAQTYEAIESQISLNPVLHCFQMVVNEYQIDHDLIEAFLHSMEMDLLDIDYEQSSYEEYIYGSAEVVGLMCLKIFCEGNENEYQKLVPSAKSLGSAFQKVNFLRDIKSDYYERGRVYFPGVDFNDFSVSHKEKIQADIQKDFDHAYEGIVKLPRGARWGVYLAYTYYLKLFDKIKRFPPNKILEERVRVPDSKKLFLLLGSYVKHQFNTL, from the coding sequence ATGGATGCTAGAGAATTATTTAACCAAACCACATTTGAATGCAGTAAGCTAATTACGAACCGGTATAGTACGTCATTTAGCTTAGGTATTAAAAGTCTGGACAAAAAATTTCATTACCCAATTTATGCTATCTATGGTTTTGTTCGTTATGCGGATGAAATTGTGGATACCTTTCATGAAAAAGATAAATCTGCTCTTTTAAGAGACTTTAAAGCACAAACTTATGAAGCCATTGAAAGTCAAATCAGCTTGAATCCTGTTTTGCACTGTTTTCAGATGGTAGTGAACGAATATCAAATTGATCATGACTTAATTGAGGCATTTTTGCATAGCATGGAAATGGATCTACTTGATATTGATTATGAGCAATCCTCGTACGAAGAATATATTTATGGTTCAGCGGAGGTAGTAGGATTGATGTGTTTAAAGATTTTTTGTGAAGGAAATGAAAATGAGTATCAAAAACTGGTGCCTTCAGCTAAGAGTTTAGGCTCAGCATTCCAGAAAGTAAATTTTCTGCGTGATATCAAATCAGATTATTACGAAAGGGGTAGAGTTTATTTTCCTGGAGTAGATTTCAATGATTTTTCAGTTTCGCATAAAGAAAAAATTCAAGCCGATATACAAAAAGATTTCGACCATGCGTATGAAGGAATAGTTAAATTGCCAAGAGGTGCACGATGGGGCGTATACCTTGCTTACACTTATTATTTAAAGTTATTTGATAAGATTAAGCGATTTCCTCCTAATAAAATTTTGGAAGAAAGGGTAAGAGTTCCAGATTCTAAAAAACTATTTCTGCTGTTGGGTAGTTATGTTAAACATCAGTTCAATACGCTTTAA
- a CDS encoding phytoene desaturase family protein: MANRKVVVIGSGFAGLSTATYLANEGCDVTVLEKNKDLGGRARQFKAEGFTFDMGPSWYWMPDVFEKYFETFGKKVSDYYELQRLNPSYHVLFGKDDVLKVPAKMQEFKNMLEELEPGSGDQLDKFLEQAAYKYEKGINDLVYKPGRSLTEFMSIKLLFDMVRMDIFSSIYGHVRKFFKNERIIRLMEFPILFLGALPENTPALYSLMNYADISLGTWYPKGGMHKIVEGMVKLAEEKGVKFKTQQEVLSVDCEGNLAKRVITKTETYEADVVVSSADYEHTDQKILPENFRNYNSKYWESRTMAPSSLIFYLGVDKRIAGLVHHNLFFDHDFGPHAQEIYETPKWPDKPLFYVSAPSKTDDTVAPEGKENIFILMPVAPGLEDNEEIREKYYDLIMDRMEKILGEDIKKYVTYKRSYAHNDFINDYHSFKGNAYGLANTLKQTAILKPALKNKKLKNFYYAGQLTVPGPGVPPSLISGQVVGKEVMKDFIKN; the protein is encoded by the coding sequence ATGGCAAATAGAAAAGTAGTAGTAATTGGTTCAGGTTTTGCGGGTTTATCTACTGCAACATACCTTGCCAATGAAGGCTGTGATGTAACAGTCTTGGAAAAAAATAAAGATTTAGGAGGTCGAGCCCGTCAGTTCAAAGCTGAGGGCTTTACTTTTGATATGGGGCCAAGTTGGTACTGGATGCCGGATGTCTTTGAAAAGTATTTCGAAACCTTCGGTAAAAAAGTATCCGATTACTACGAGCTTCAAAGACTAAATCCTTCCTACCATGTTCTTTTCGGAAAAGATGACGTATTAAAGGTTCCTGCTAAGATGCAGGAATTCAAAAATATGCTGGAGGAACTTGAGCCAGGCAGTGGCGACCAATTAGACAAATTCTTAGAGCAGGCAGCTTATAAATACGAAAAGGGAATAAACGATCTGGTTTATAAACCGGGTCGCTCACTTACTGAATTTATGAGCATAAAATTGCTTTTTGATATGGTCAGAATGGATATTTTTTCTTCCATTTATGGTCATGTTCGAAAGTTTTTCAAGAATGAACGGATTATTCGCCTGATGGAATTCCCAATTCTTTTTTTAGGTGCCCTTCCAGAAAACACACCTGCACTTTACAGTTTGATGAATTATGCTGATATCAGCTTAGGTACCTGGTATCCGAAAGGCGGTATGCATAAAATTGTGGAGGGAATGGTGAAGCTTGCTGAAGAAAAGGGAGTGAAGTTTAAGACCCAGCAGGAAGTGCTTTCTGTTGATTGCGAAGGGAACTTAGCCAAAAGAGTAATAACCAAAACCGAAACATATGAGGCGGATGTTGTAGTGTCTTCTGCTGACTATGAGCATACTGATCAAAAAATTCTTCCTGAGAACTTTAGAAATTACAATTCCAAATATTGGGAAAGTCGAACAATGGCGCCTTCTTCATTAATTTTCTACTTAGGTGTAGATAAAAGAATAGCGGGCTTAGTCCACCATAATTTATTTTTCGACCATGATTTTGGTCCGCATGCCCAAGAAATTTATGAAACGCCAAAATGGCCGGATAAACCTTTATTTTACGTAAGCGCACCATCAAAAACTGATGATACCGTGGCTCCAGAGGGTAAAGAGAATATATTTATATTAATGCCTGTGGCGCCCGGTTTAGAAGATAATGAGGAAATAAGAGAAAAATATTATGACCTTATTATGGATAGAATGGAGAAAATATTAGGAGAAGACATTAAGAAATATGTAACTTATAAGCGTAGTTATGCGCATAATGATTTCATTAATGATTATCACTCATTTAAAGGAAATGCTTATGGCTTGGCGAATACTTTAAAGCAAACGGCTATTTTGAAGCCTGCTTTAAAAAATAAAAAGTTGAAAAACTTTTATTATGCTGGACAGTTAACTGTTCCTGGGCCTGGAGTGCCACCATCTTTAATATCAGGACAGGTAGTGGGCAAAGAAGTAATGAAAGATTTCATTAAGAATTAA
- a CDS encoding RNA polymerase sigma factor, whose protein sequence is MTALEFGYAINNMTKSMKPFALRLTKDMEQANDLIQETVLKAFSNREKFSEGTNLKAWLFTIMKNTFITNYQRMVRRKTFIDTTENLHFINSTENIAQNSAYGSFAMADIVSQISKLDDVYKEPFMMHYRGFKYHEIAEKLEIPIGTVKNRIHIARKELKDALKIYA, encoded by the coding sequence ATGACAGCATTAGAATTTGGTTACGCGATTAATAACATGACGAAATCTATGAAACCGTTCGCATTAAGGCTGACGAAAGACATGGAACAGGCAAATGATTTAATTCAGGAAACTGTTTTAAAAGCATTTTCAAACCGAGAAAAATTTTCTGAGGGTACAAACTTGAAAGCATGGTTGTTTACTATCATGAAAAATACATTCATCACGAATTATCAGAGAATGGTAAGAAGAAAAACATTCATTGATACGACTGAAAATTTACATTTCATAAATTCTACTGAGAATATAGCACAAAATTCTGCTTATGGTTCTTTTGCTATGGCGGATATTGTAAGCCAAATTTCTAAATTGGATGATGTTTATAAAGAACCATTCATGATGCACTACAGAGGATTTAAATATCATGAAATTGCTGAAAAATTAGAAATTCCAATTGGAACTGTTAAAAATAGAATCCATATTGCCAGAAAGGAGTTGAAAGATGCTCTTAAGATTTATGCTTAA